From the Nonlabens marinus S1-08 genome, one window contains:
- a CDS encoding DUF2971 domain-containing protein, producing the protein MLNIFNQDHDLAIPMGIPHVFRFRPPNENTLSELKENYIWFSDRDSLNDELDSNPEFVKLSTNPEEVKLLYNTIAENILDPQVKAYYDENMTEEKLQEFAATKIKPFVSSFGIACFTMYPMNEDLWKIYSRNDKGVCLHFDSSADPTFFHNILPVHYVSEIKEREYSAISQPNHIIDLFYKKTEKWAYEKELRLLKERTGRVKYKPSSLLNVLVGYNAEPSFVGDVVNAVKENYDSVKVFQVTEPVSIGKLSYRPLYIPK; encoded by the coding sequence ATGCTCAATATTTTTAATCAAGACCACGACTTAGCTATACCGATGGGAATACCACACGTATTTCGATTCCGTCCACCCAACGAAAATACCTTAAGCGAGCTTAAAGAGAATTATATTTGGTTTTCAGATAGGGACTCACTTAACGATGAATTGGATTCCAATCCTGAATTTGTAAAACTTTCAACAAATCCAGAAGAAGTCAAATTACTTTACAATACAATAGCAGAAAATATACTTGATCCGCAAGTCAAGGCCTATTACGATGAAAATATGACTGAAGAAAAGCTTCAGGAATTTGCCGCTACCAAGATAAAACCCTTTGTATCTAGCTTTGGTATTGCTTGTTTTACGATGTACCCTATGAACGAAGACTTATGGAAAATCTATTCAAGAAACGACAAAGGGGTCTGCCTTCATTTTGATAGTAGTGCCGACCCGACTTTTTTTCATAACATACTTCCTGTCCATTATGTTTCCGAAATAAAGGAAAGAGAATACAGCGCCATTTCCCAGCCTAATCATATCATTGACTTGTTCTACAAAAAAACAGAAAAATGGGCTTATGAAAAAGAGCTTCGGCTTCTAAAAGAAAGAACGGGAAGGGTCAAGTATAAGCCTTCCTCTTTGTTAAACGTGCTCGTGGGTTATAATGCTGAACCAAGCTTTGTTGGGGATGTTGTAAATGCTGTAAAAGAAAACTACGATAGCGTAAAGGTTTTTCAAGTCACCGAGCCTGTGTCGATAGGAAAACTTTCATATAGACCGTTATACATTCCAAAATAA
- a CDS encoding type IV secretory system conjugative DNA transfer family protein, producing MQIDNLITTLSIIGLASCIFYAIFRISRYAFIINFLVLGAMVFYLNEENRLILISLYLVCPLILINIGMYVFLHKTDKPTNGDSKYQVSFATTKGNFKLDNIKRGASIIGSAGSGKTESVVYGFLKHFWKEGFCGIIHDYKDFELTEMAYPLFKDSDIPFKVISFDKIIHRVNPIAPRYLENEESVNEVSRVLIENLLEQRESGTTGTTKFFNDAAEGLIGGLIWKLKTTYPQFCTLPHLIAIYQYLDTDSLIQFLETNTTSRAMADAFISGKDSDRQTAGVKSTLANALKRISTQRIFMALSADEVPLNINNEENPAVISIVNNPKFETSYSPVIATIIHTITKQMSVRSSKPSFLLMEEAPTIRLLNMHRIPATLRSYDIATIYVMQDKIQNDMMYGDKASKAILSNLSYQFFGKVNDPDTAKYYERFFEIIKDPTKSISRGHNLDFDTRITTGEKEIPKIRADIFFRLKQGEFITYADGKDKKVQFKLSKINRQLPKESKQYSSADINANFERVYDEVRSIFG from the coding sequence ATGCAAATAGATAACCTCATAACAACACTTTCAATTATTGGTCTGGCCAGTTGTATTTTCTATGCAATTTTTCGGATAAGTCGGTATGCATTCATCATTAATTTTCTCGTGCTTGGTGCGATGGTATTTTATTTGAACGAGGAAAACCGACTGATTCTGATTTCTCTCTATCTGGTTTGCCCTCTCATATTAATTAACATAGGAATGTATGTGTTCCTGCATAAAACTGACAAGCCGACAAATGGCGATAGCAAATATCAGGTCAGCTTTGCCACCACTAAGGGCAATTTCAAACTGGATAACATCAAACGTGGTGCATCCATCATCGGTTCTGCCGGAAGTGGAAAGACCGAAAGCGTTGTGTATGGATTTTTGAAACACTTCTGGAAAGAAGGGTTTTGCGGAATTATCCACGACTATAAGGATTTTGAACTGACCGAAATGGCATATCCACTTTTCAAGGATAGTGATATCCCGTTTAAGGTCATTTCCTTTGATAAAATCATCCACAGGGTAAATCCTATTGCACCACGCTATTTAGAGAACGAGGAAAGCGTAAACGAAGTGTCGCGGGTATTAATCGAGAACCTATTAGAGCAAAGAGAAAGTGGTACGACCGGCACAACAAAATTTTTCAATGATGCAGCTGAAGGTTTGATTGGTGGGTTGATTTGGAAACTTAAAACCACCTATCCACAATTCTGTACACTTCCTCATTTAATTGCTATTTACCAATATCTGGACACGGACAGCCTTATCCAGTTCTTGGAAACCAATACTACATCAAGAGCTATGGCAGATGCTTTTATAAGTGGCAAGGATTCTGACAGGCAGACGGCTGGTGTAAAAAGCACATTGGCCAATGCGTTGAAACGAATTAGTACACAACGCATTTTTATGGCGTTATCCGCAGATGAAGTGCCACTCAATATAAATAATGAGGAAAATCCAGCGGTCATTTCAATAGTCAATAACCCGAAATTCGAAACATCATATTCGCCTGTTATTGCTACCATTATCCACACCATCACAAAACAGATGAGTGTGCGTAGTTCAAAACCATCTTTTCTGCTGATGGAAGAAGCGCCAACGATTCGTTTATTGAATATGCACCGTATTCCGGCAACACTTAGAAGTTATGACATTGCCACGATTTACGTTATGCAGGACAAAATCCAAAATGATATGATGTATGGCGATAAAGCCAGTAAAGCCATATTAAGCAATTTATCCTACCAGTTTTTCGGAAAGGTCAACGACCCAGATACCGCCAAATATTATGAACGCTTTTTTGAAATTATTAAGGATCCAACCAAGAGTATAAGTCGTGGTCATAACCTCGATTTTGATACTCGCATTACCACGGGCGAAAAGGAAATACCAAAGATTAGGGCTGATATTTTCTTTAGATTAAAGCAAGGTGAATTCATTACCTACGCTGATGGGAAGGACAAGAAAGTGCAATTCAAACTATCAAAAATCAACAGGCAACTACCAAAAGAATCTAAGCAATATTCAAGTGCTGATATAAATGCCAATTTTGAGCGGGTTTATGATGAAGTGCGGTCGATATTTGGATAA
- a CDS encoding type II toxin-antitoxin system HipA family toxin — protein sequence MARGKFDIYVFADWVGLEEPTLIGILSAHFAKGKKAFSFEYDKDWLKTDAQRLLDPDIDFYSGPQYPTNKENFGIFLDSMPDTWGKTLMKRRAVQDARTNNEKARTLYEIDYLLGVFDESRMGALRFKTELEGPFLDNDDRTPTPPWSSLGDLQEAVKQLESDEQNDDIRKWIAVLIAPGSSLGGARPKANIFDTQGNLWIAKFPSKTDTVDKAAWEFLAYQLATASGIEMADSKIEKISGQYHTFLTRRFDRNNGKRIHFASAMTMTGNTEDIIKESAPSYLEIVEFIENYGADVEANLHQLWRRIVFNIAISNTDDHLRNHGFILTDKGWILSPAYDLNPSIEKDGLSLNIDMDDNALNFDLAKSVGEYFRLSESEMVTILSEVLTVVKNWKYIAEEVGIKRSEVELMEGAFRY from the coding sequence ATGGCACGAGGAAAATTTGACATATACGTATTTGCAGATTGGGTCGGCCTTGAAGAACCTACGCTAATAGGAATCTTATCGGCACATTTTGCCAAGGGTAAGAAAGCCTTCAGTTTTGAGTATGATAAAGACTGGTTAAAAACCGATGCACAGAGATTGTTAGACCCAGACATCGATTTTTATTCTGGTCCGCAATATCCAACCAACAAAGAGAATTTTGGAATCTTTTTAGATAGTATGCCAGACACTTGGGGTAAGACTTTAATGAAACGTAGGGCTGTCCAAGATGCTAGAACAAATAATGAAAAGGCTCGTACACTCTATGAAATAGATTATTTACTTGGGGTTTTTGACGAAAGTAGGATGGGTGCGTTGCGTTTTAAAACCGAACTGGAAGGTCCTTTTTTAGATAATGATGATAGAACGCCAACACCACCTTGGTCATCATTGGGCGATTTACAAGAAGCCGTCAAACAGTTAGAAAGTGACGAACAAAATGATGATATACGAAAATGGATTGCAGTACTGATTGCGCCAGGTTCTTCATTAGGTGGTGCCAGACCAAAAGCTAACATTTTTGATACCCAAGGAAATCTATGGATTGCCAAATTTCCGTCAAAAACAGATACAGTTGACAAAGCTGCTTGGGAATTTTTAGCCTATCAATTAGCTACTGCGTCGGGTATAGAAATGGCAGATTCTAAAATAGAGAAGATTAGCGGTCAGTATCACACATTCTTAACAAGACGGTTCGATAGGAACAATGGAAAACGCATTCACTTTGCATCCGCTATGACGATGACCGGAAATACCGAAGATATCATAAAAGAGTCTGCACCTAGTTATCTCGAAATCGTAGAATTTATAGAAAATTATGGTGCAGATGTAGAAGCCAATTTGCATCAGCTTTGGCGACGCATCGTTTTTAATATAGCCATTTCCAACACGGATGACCATTTGCGAAATCACGGTTTTATATTAACCGATAAGGGATGGATATTATCGCCTGCCTACGACCTAAACCCATCCATAGAAAAAGATGGTTTATCGCTAAATATAGATATGGATGATAATGCTTTAAACTTTGATTTGGCTAAAAGTGTTGGCGAATATTTTCGTTTAAGCGAAAGCGAAATGGTAACTATACTTTCTGAAGTATTAACAGTTGTCAAAAATTGGAAATATATTGCCGAAGAAGTAGGAATAAAAAGAAGTGAGGTAGAATTGATGGAAGGGGCTTTTAGGTATTAA
- a CDS encoding helix-turn-helix transcriptional regulator: MNSKKTVLLPKYQKIFEQLGENIKLSRKRRKLTTEQVSERAGINRTTLYRIEKGDPAVAIGSYFNVFRVLNLEDDFKKLAVDDEFGRKLQDLDLL, translated from the coding sequence ATGAATTCTAAGAAAACAGTTCTTCTACCAAAATATCAAAAGATTTTTGAGCAATTGGGCGAAAATATAAAGCTTTCGCGAAAGCGAAGAAAGCTTACGACAGAGCAGGTTTCTGAACGTGCAGGTATCAATCGGACTACATTGTATCGAATCGAAAAAGGCGACCCGGCGGTTGCCATAGGCTCTTATTTTAATGTGTTCAGAGTGCTCAATCTAGAAGATGATTTTAAAAAGTTGGCTGTGGATGATGAATTTGGAAGAAAGCTACAAGACCTAGATTTATTATAA
- a CDS encoding BfmA/BtgA family mobilization protein, which translates to MDSFITIRFKRKTAKRFQEFSKMHFKTHTEAMENILDFFLYNEISPKEKLGPTGRTIEAKLLKRINAVIAIMRDVEKTQTKPTVAMLQSLFVIDEPNKKPLIVEKKYAEEKKEVRFREKRNLKNEL; encoded by the coding sequence ATGGATTCATTTATCACTATCAGGTTCAAACGAAAAACGGCCAAGCGGTTTCAAGAATTTTCAAAAATGCACTTTAAAACGCACACCGAAGCGATGGAAAACATCCTCGATTTTTTCCTCTATAACGAGATTTCCCCAAAGGAAAAATTAGGACCAACGGGGCGAACCATCGAAGCGAAATTGCTCAAAAGAATCAATGCGGTCATCGCCATAATGCGTGATGTAGAAAAGACCCAAACCAAACCTACGGTCGCAATGTTGCAATCCCTTTTTGTGATAGACGAACCCAACAAAAAACCATTGATAGTTGAAAAGAAATATGCCGAGGAAAAGAAAGAAGTGCGCTTTCGCGAAAAGCGAAATCTAAAAAACGAACTCTAA
- the mobB gene encoding MobB family relaxase encodes MYITITPQKMGGNFSKSSADFVGYLEKENQGLEQQDMEHFFNQYGDEISAEEVIREIDGNTAKLEKHEPRFYSITVSPSKYELQKLQNSSQDLKRYTKELMKDYVASFNREIKGRPVKIDDIKYYAKIEHQRTFKGTDFQVKENQPFATKILQLKNEIRNIQDGRAEGNIKKMKKEIAKLERQAPQQQNGKRIVQGMQKDGNQSHIHIIVSRKDASNRFSLSPGSKYKASDVKLNGETVKRGFDRDKFFERAEKTFDKTFGYKRNFAETYKARKDFVKNPNLYFAALMKLPANEKALAFKMIAKTGLPIVPNIPVSQTQIALRVLKRLRRGAEVAIKSSSIGI; translated from the coding sequence ATGTACATCACAATAACACCCCAAAAGATGGGCGGTAATTTTTCCAAAAGTTCGGCAGATTTTGTTGGGTATTTAGAGAAAGAAAATCAAGGTTTGGAACAACAGGATATGGAACATTTTTTCAATCAATATGGCGATGAGATTTCTGCTGAGGAAGTCATCAGGGAAATCGATGGTAATACCGCAAAATTGGAAAAACACGAACCAAGATTCTATTCAATTACTGTTAGCCCTTCAAAATATGAATTGCAAAAACTTCAGAACAGTAGCCAAGATTTAAAACGATACACCAAAGAGCTGATGAAAGATTATGTGGCTTCATTCAATAGGGAAATCAAAGGGCGACCGGTTAAAATCGATGATATAAAGTACTATGCAAAAATAGAGCATCAACGCACCTTTAAGGGAACAGATTTTCAGGTAAAAGAGAACCAACCTTTCGCAACAAAAATACTTCAGCTGAAAAATGAAATCCGAAATATTCAAGATGGACGAGCAGAAGGAAATATTAAAAAGATGAAAAAGGAAATCGCCAAACTGGAACGCCAAGCGCCCCAACAGCAAAATGGAAAACGGATTGTCCAGGGAATGCAAAAAGATGGAAACCAAAGCCACATCCATATTATCGTGAGCCGTAAGGATGCGTCCAATAGATTCAGTTTATCGCCGGGAAGCAAATACAAAGCATCTGATGTAAAGTTGAATGGGGAAACCGTAAAACGGGGATTTGACCGAGACAAGTTTTTTGAAAGAGCAGAAAAAACATTCGATAAGACTTTTGGCTATAAACGAAACTTTGCCGAAACCTACAAAGCTCGAAAAGATTTTGTGAAGAATCCCAATCTCTATTTCGCTGCCTTGATGAAACTACCAGCTAACGAAAAAGCCTTGGCTTTTAAAATGATAGCAAAAACAGGATTGCCGATAGTGCCAAATATTCCAGTTAGTCAAACACAGATTGCACTGCGGGTTCTTAAACGGTTAAGACGTGGTGCCGAAGTGGCCATCAAATCAAGTTCCATAGGAATCTAA